The window ATCGGCCATTATACGGGAGACTCTTTCTTCCATACTCGATATTGAACGGCTTTCAGGCCGCATTGCAATGCAAAAAACTCACGGCAAGGATCTTCTTGCCCTCAAACAAAGTCTTAACTCAGTAATAAGGATGGGCAGCCTCATAGAAGAAAAGAAGCTCAATTTTTTACAGCTTAACGATGAAGAAAAAAAATTGCTGACCGAAATCCGAGATCTTTTGGAAAATTCGATAGATGATGACTGCACCATAGCCTTAAATGACGGAAAACTTATAAAAAAAGGCTTTTCAAAAAAGGTAGACACGATAAAAAACATAAAAGAAAATGCCCACGAGATTCTTGAAAAGTATTTGGACGATGAACGGAAAAAAACGGGCATCAATAACCTAAAGATAAAATATAACAGAATGATGGGCTATTTTTTGGAAGTGTCTTTAGGAAATATCTCGGCTGTTCCCGATTATTTTATCCGCCAACGCTCCCTGTCAAATGCAGACCGTTTTACCACCGAATCCTTAAAACAAATTGAAGATAATATAAATAACTCGGAAGAAAGGCTGATTGAAGCCGAAAAAGAAGTTTTTGATGAGGTTTGTACCGAAATAGGCTCTCATCACTGCTTTTTACAAAAACTTGCAGAAGAAGTTGCTGAGCTGGATGTAAACCAATCCTTTGCACAGGCCGCAGTTTTACACGCTTGGACAAGGCCCGAACTTTGCAGCGATTCCGGCATCTTAAATATAACCGGTGGCAGGCATCCCGTAGTCGAAAATCATCTCAGAGCCGGAGACTTTGTACCCAATTCCATTAAGCTATTATCCGGCGAAAATTCCAATCCTGAAGATGAAACTATCCCGTCTTTTGCCGTCATTACGGGACCCAATATGGCGGGAAAAAGCACCTTTTTGCGGCAGACAGCCTTAATCTGCCTATTGGCACAGATAGGCTCCTTTGTTCCGGCCGAAAAGGCCGTTTTGAGCCCGGTGGATAAGATTTTTTGCAGGGTGGGAGCTACGGATAATCTTGCCCGAGGAGAATCAACCTTTTTGGTCGAGATGATAGAAACGGCCTACATCCTTAATTCGGCGACTCGAAACAGCCTTGTTATTATGGACGAGGTCGGCCGTGGAACTTCTATGGAGGACGGTCTTGCAATTGCACAGGCCGTAAGCGAACATCTTCTTAATACCATAAAGGCAAAAACTCTCTTTGCAACCCACTACCATGAACTTACCCGCTTGGAGCACGAAAAAATCATAAACCTAAAATTGGACGTACTTGAAGCGGAAGGAAAGATAGTCTTTTTAAAAAAGGTCGTCCACGGAGCTGCAGGAAACTCTTACGGCATCCATGTTGCAGGCCTTGCCGGTATCCCGCAAAGTGTTCTAACAAGGGCCGAAAACCTTTTATACATGCGAAGCCAATTTCAAAAAGAACGGACTATCCAAGAAGCAAGACCTTCTGCGCAAGGCTCCGAAGAAAAAACTCCTTCAAGTCCGGCTGAGAAAGGTCTATCCCTCTTTCCTGAAGAAGAGCTTATCTTAAACGAAATTCTTTCAACCGATCCCGACGAAACCGCCCCAATAAAAGCCCTCCAGCTCATCGCCTCATGGAAAAACAGGCTCTCAGGGAAATAAGAAAAATATAACTGTAGTAATATCAAAAACGCCCTTTCAGAACGAAATTTAAGCAGGGATCGTTTTGATTTTTAATATCTTCAATCGTATCCATAATAAAAACATCAGGCGATATGCCCTTATTGTTAATTTCTATATTATTGTACATAGTTTTGTGTAATGATAGTACAATTGAAAAATTATTTGTAAGCTTAAATATTCCGATGTTTCCTGTAGCTCCTTTAGTATTTGTTCCGATTAGCCTTATGTTTAATTCTTTACAAAAACATGCAAAATTATCGCAAGCGGAACCGCTTTTGTAAGATGTAAAAACGGTTATATCTTTATTCTCGATTTTATATTTATTTGCAGCAGAAATAAGTTTTTTTTCTAATTCTTCCACTTCATTACTTTGCATAAGAAGTCTGTTTATTTCTTGTAATACTTCATCTTCTTCTGACGGCATTAACAATTGATGAGTCTTCATTAACCTGCCGTCGTTAATAAAAGAATTTAGTTTTGTAAGCGTATCATTGTTTAGCGTTTTTAAATTTTTATCTTTTATTGCAGTTAAAGTAATCAGAAAAGGCGTTAATCTGCGTTGAAAATCTTTAATATTGATGGAAAATATTTCAGTATCTGTTTTTCCTGTAAGTATTTTTAAAATTGCAAATCCTATACTTGAATTACCGCCGGTATTTTTTCGAATATCTAAAATAAGACGATCGGAATTTTCTAACAAAGGAATAATTTTTTCGATAAATTCGTCTATAATATGATAATCAAAAAAATTATGTATTTGTATCAAAGCATATTTTTCTTTAATACTATAAATCGAAAAATTACGGCTTGAATATATCCTATTCAGTTTATCATAATAATCAGGGATTTTATTGAATTTTATATTGCCGATTTTTTCACTCGGAATTGAATATTTCAATTCCAAATTAACTTCATTTTTATCAACCTTAAATGTAAATTTTATTTTTTTATTTTGTGAAGAATATAAAAGACGTTTTATCATTGAATTTTCAAAGGCATGAGGCGTTTTTACAGGAATATATTTTGCAATATTATTTAATAAATATTTTTTTACATCTTCATCATTAATTTTTATAAGCTCTGAACCTAGAGGTATTTTTATATTGTTCTCTTTATATAAAAGATAGTATTTGCCGTCAGCATAGTCCAATCCGACAGGTAAAAAATAAAAGGGCGACTTTGAGCCTTGTTCATAAAAAACGGCAGCATGTCCGTCATTTATTACAGCTAATAACTCTTCAAAGTATGTGTAAATTTTATATTTATCGCTTTCATACATAATTTTATTTGAAAGCTCAAAATATTTTTCATTAAGATTATTTAAAATAGCATCATTTAAAAAAGGAGAATATTCTTTGATATATGAATATAATTCGGCTAAACTTATAATATGTTTTTTATTTTGGTCCGGTTTTAAGCCTTCAAGAGCTGCATCAGTATCGGAACAGCCCAAATACATTACAGTAAAACAAAGTATAAATATGATTCTTTTATAGTACCTCTTCATAGTTGTTATTTTAACATGAGCCAGGGAGCTTGTAAACAGGCACAAGAATTGCGACGGCCGCGGCCTGTGCTTGGAGATCCCTTTAAAATTAAACGGTTCCTACTTGCCCTTTAAGCTTAAAAACCATATAATTTTTGTATGAAACTTTTTGTTGTACGCCACGGTGAAACCGACTGGAATTCTAAGATGTTGGCTTGCGGTGTTTCCGAAGCCTTGCTTACCGAAAAAGGAAAAAACCAAGCAAAAGAACTGGCTGAACGCCTTGCTGCCGAACAGGATAAAAATAAGATCAGAGTTATCTATGTGTCTCCGCTTAAAAGAGCCGTAGCAACGGCAGCTTATATCGAAAAAGCTTTGGGTATAAAAGCGGTAATAGATGACCGCTTAAAAGAAATAAATTTCGGAACTTTTGAAGGAAAGGATTGGAGAAGGCCTGAATTTTTAAAAATAACCGACAATCCTTTTTTTAGATTTTCGCAAGGAGAGTCCTTAGTACAAACTGCACACCGTGCCTATGGTATAATTGAAGAGGTCAAAATAAAACACAAAAATGAAAATGTACTTTTTGTTTGTCACGGAATGATAAGCACTATGATTTGCACATATTTTAGATCTTATTCACAAGAAGAATTGGAAAAGATAGAAATCAAAAACTGCCAGCTTCTTCAGTTTGAATTATAGGGATAAATTTTAAGCTCTTTAAAATTTAATACTATTGTGATATAATTCTATTCAATATAATATTTATTAAAAAGGAGATGATGAGTATGATTACAAACAAAGAAATCGGAAAAGCGATGACAATAAAACTTGATGCAACACTTCCTCCCGACCCTGTTTTTGAAAAGGGAATCAGACGGGCTCCAAGCCGAGGCTTTAACTTGACAAAGTCTCAAACGGAAACGGCCTTAAAAAACGCCCTCCGCTATGTACCGGAAGAACTTCACGAAAAGCTGGCTCCTGAGTTTTTGGACGAACTTTTTACCTACGGCCGAATCTATGCTTACCGCTACAGGCCCCACGGAAATATTTACGGAAAACCCATAGATGAGTACAAGGGCAAATGTCTTGCAGCAAAGGCTATGCAGGTTATGATAGACAACAACCTTGACTTCGATGTCGCCCTCTACCCCTATGAGCTTGTAACCTACGGTGAAACGGGCTCGGTCTGCCATGACTGGCTCCAGTACCGCCTCATCAAAAAATATTTGGAAGAATTAACCGAAGATCAAACTCTCGTTATGGAATCGGGGCACCCCTTAGGTCTCTTCCCTTCAAAACCTGAAGCTCCGAGGGTCATAATTACAAACGGCCTTATGATAGGCATGTTCGATAATTATAAGGACTGGGAAGTCGCAGAAGAAATGGGCGTTGCCAACTACGGCCAGATGACGGCAGGCGGCTGGATGTATATCGGCCCTCAGGGTATCGTTCACGGAACATTTAATACAATCCTCACAGCAGGCCGCAAGGAACTGGGAGTAGCAAGCGACGGCGACTTAAAGGGAAAACTTTTTATTTCTTCCGGCTTGGGCGGAATGTCCGGAGCCCAACCCAAGGCCTGCGAAATTGCAAATGCCGTCGGTGTTTTTGCCGAAGTCGATAAATCGAGAATCAATACCCGTCTTGAACAAGGCTGGGTTCACGAAATGTCCGATAACTTGGATGAAATCTTTAAAAAGGTTGACGAGTACCTAAAAAAGAAGGAGCCTATCTCAATCGCCTATCACGGCAACATTGTAGACCTTCTTCAATATTGTGTAGACAAAAACGTTCACATCGACCTCCTTTCGGATCAAACATCATGCCACGCACCCTATGAGGGCGGCTATTGCCCCGAAAAGATGACCTTTGAAGAAAGAACTAAGCTCCTCTATGAAAACCGTGAAGAATTCTGCAAGAGAGTAGATTCTACATTAAAGCACCACTTTGAGCTTATCAAAATTCTTTCTTCGAGAGGAACATACTTTTTCGACTACGGAAACTCCTTCCTCAAAGCCGTATTTGATGCGGGCGCAAAGGATGTTTCCAAAAACGGAATCGATGAAAAAGACGGCTTTATCTTCCCCTCTTATGTAGAAGACCTTATGGGTCCCGAACTCTTTGACTACGGTTACGGCCCCTTCCGCTGGGTATGCTTATCAGGAAAACCTGAAGACTTGGACAAGACGGATGCTGCCGCAATGAGCTGTATCAATCCCGACCGCCGAGGACAGGACAGGGATAACTACTACTGGGTACGCGATGCCAAAAAGAATAAACTGGTTGTAGGAACTCAGGCTCGAATTCTTTATCAGGATGCTGAAGGAAGACGCGACATTGCCTTAAAGTTTAACGAAATGGTTCGCAAGGGCGAAATCGGCCCCGTTATGATGGGACGCGACCACCACGACGTAAGCGGCACCGATTCACCTTTCCGCGAAACGTCCAATATCAAAGACGGAAGTAACGTAATGGCAGACATGGCAGTACAGTGCTATGCCGGAAACGCAGCCCGAGGAATGAGCCTTGTAGCCCTCCACAACGGCGGCGGTGTAGGTATCGGAAAATCCATCAACGGAGGTTTCGGCCTCGTGCTTGACGGAAGCGAGCGTGTTGACGAAATCATCAAATCGGCCATTATGTGGGACGTAATGGGAGGCGTAGCCCGCCGAAACTGGGCCCGCAACGAAAACTCCATTACCACCAGTATCGAATACAACAAAAACTATTCAAATGGACACATCACTATTCCATATGTTGCTAAAGACGAGTTTGTAAAAAAACTGGTCGAGCAAAAATATAAAAAATAAAACGGCTGATACCAAAAGACTCCGGGCAGTTAAAGCTGCCTGGAGCCTTTAGCCGGAATCTTAAAACGCCCTCTACTTGACTTTATAGCTTTTTTTTGCTTTACTATATGCCTCATGAAAAAAAATATAACTACTATTTTATTTGTTTTGATAAGTTCTTTTTGTTTTTCTCAAAATATTACTACTGCAGGGGACTTTTTTTCTTCAGTATCGGATAGATACGCTCAAATACAAGACTATATTGTCGACATGAATATAACCGTCGGATCGTCAACACAGCAGGCTACAGCCATGTTTAAGAGACCGGACAAACTTCGCTTAGACTTTAAATCACCTGCAGAACAATGTATTGTTTTTAATGGAAATACTCTTTCAATTTACCTGCCTCAATACAGAACCATTTTGACTCAGGATGTTGAACAGAGCAATGCCGGAGGTTCTTCGCTGGCGACTCCTCAGGGCCTTTCCCTTATTAAAAGAGGTTACACAATTCAATACGATGCAACATCGGCTCCGCAGCCCTTGGAAGAGGGCTCCTCTGAAAATGTCATAATCTTGTTGATGAATAGAAAATCTGCAACCGAAACCTTTAAAACCCTGCGGGTCATGATTTATCCTGACGGTAAACTAATACGCCGAATTGAGGCAATTCCTGTTTCGGGCGGTAAAATTACATTCGATTTTTATAATTACAGGATAAATGCAGGAGTAGGCAGCAAAAACTTTGTTTTTGATGCTCCTTCTACGGCAAAGTCCTTTAATGATTTTCTTTTTGTCGATTAATTTGGTATGGGAGATAAATAATGAACGAAATCGGAAAATTACTCACCGAAACAAGAATAGAAAAAGATCTTGAGCTTGATCAGGTTGCAAGAGAAACAAATATAGCCAAAAGGTATTTGGAAGCATTGGAAAGCGATGATTACAGCGTTTTCCCTGCAGAACCGTATATCGTGGGTTTTTTGAGAAATTATTGCGAATATTTAGACCTTGACCCCGAAGAAATAACCAATCTTTATAAACAGATTAAAATACAAGAAACTTCCCTACCGCCGGATGCTCTATTGGAAAAAAGAGGATTTGCTTTGTCTAAACCCCTTATCATAGGCTTTGGTGTATTGGCGGCTATTGCCGTAATAATTACAGTAGTATTTTTTGCATTTAAAAGCTGGATACCGGCCATACAGCAAAAACGCAGTCAGGCAAATGTAGGAACCGAAGTTCGGGAAAAAAGGGAAGCAAAAACGCACGAAATAAGTCAGAAAAAATATGAACAAAGAATATTTGAAGGCGATGTCTTAAAATTAACTATAGAAGATAAAGAATACAAGATTGAAGTAGAAAAAGTAAGTCCTAAATTAAATTTAAAGACAGAAACAGGAAATCAAATAATAAGCTTAGGACAAACCGTTAAAATAGATCTCAACAACGATTTAATACCTGATGTTGAAATTACCCTAGAAGACATAGATAAAAATAACCCGGAGTCCGGAGCTCTGGTATCTATCTTGACCGGAAATAGTATTTCAGAGGGAAAACCTTCTACAGAAACAGACTTAGTCGTTTCCGAAGACGATTCTCAGGCCGCTGCAACTTACAAGGTGTTGTTTGAAAGCGGTTCAGCCTACCCCGTAACCTTAAATGCCACATTTAGGGGCTACTGCTTATTCAGATATGAGGCAGACAGGACTAACCGTGAAGAAAGGTACTATCAAAAGGCCGAACAGCTTACCGTTCAAGCCAATAACGGTTTAAGAATTTGGGCATCCAACGGAAATGCCGTAAAACTTCAAGTAGTTGCTGGGGGCAAAACCGTTGATTTGGAAGTCAGCCGGCCGGGAGAAGTTATCGTAAAAGACCTCAAATGGATACGGGATGATGAAACCAAACGCTTTAAATTCATAGTTGTAGATGTCGATTAATTAAAGATGCTTCAAAAGAAATTTTTTATGGATTTGCACGGTTGTGCAAAAAATCAGGTTGATGCCGAACTTATAATCGGGATAATGGAAAATTTATCATGGAAAAACACCTCCGATCCCGATGAGGCGGATCTTATTATAGTCAATTCATGCGGCTTTATTAATTCTGCAAAAGAAGAATCGATAAATGCCGTTTTACAGGCTAAAGCGGCCCACCCTAAGGCTAAGGTTCTATTAGCCGGATGTTTGGCCGAACGTTATGCCGATATCCTCAAAAACGATTTACCTGAAGCAGACGGTATTTTTGGAAACGGAAACCTTTCCCTACTGCCTCAATTAATAGACTCCATGTTTCCTAAGAAAACTTCGGATGAAAAATTCATTGAGAAGACCCTTGTTCCTCCGCAAATAGGCATCTGCGGAGGAGAAAGGCCTAAAATACTTAACTTTCCGCGGTCTACCTATATCAAAATAACCGAAGGCTGTGATAACTTTTGCAGTTTTTGTGCCATACCCATTATCAGGGGGCGCTTAAGAAGCCGCCCTATTAAAGACATCTGCGATGAGATAAAAACCTTTTTAAAAAAAAGCTTTTATGAGTTCAACCTGATAGGTCAAGACTTAGCTGCCTATCAAACAGGAAAAGATGATTTAAGTGAAGATGAACTGCATAGAGAAAACTGCTCGGGTTTAGCCCTTCTTTTAAAGAGCATTTCGAAAATAAAGGGTAATTTTAAAATCAGATTACTTTACATTCATCCCGATCACTTTCCCCTTGATATTCTTCCTATAATGACGGCAGATAAAAGATTCCTGCCCTATTTCGATATTCCATTTCAATCGGGTGCACAAAAAATAATAAGGGCTATGAACCGAAATGGAGCTGCCGAGGTTTACCTAGATATCATAAAGAATATACGGGAGGCTTTTGAAAAAACAAACAGTCCTTACGGAGAGCCGCAAATACGGACAACCTTTTTGGTAGGCTTTCCGGGCGAAACTGACGAAGATTTCAATGAGACCATCAAGTTTTTAAAGGAATTAAGGCCTCTTTGGTCGGGCGGCTTTACATATTCAAGAGAGGAGGATACTCCTTCATATTCCTTTAAGGGAAAAGTTCCCAAAAAAACGGCGGAAGCCCGTCTTGCCGAAATACAAAATGCTCAAACCTCCATAACGGAAAAAAAACTGGATTCCTTTATAGGAAAAGAAATAGAGGTCTTAGTAGAAGAACTTATACAGGCAGAAGATAAAACATTTTTAGCTCTCGGACGGGCTTGGTTTCAAGCTCCGGAAGTTGACGGAGCTGTTGTTTTAAACTTTAATTTAAACAAAAAAGACATTGATGGAAACCCGATAGCTCCCGGTTCCATTGTAAAAGCAAGGATTGCAGCCCGAAACGGTTTTGATTTAGAAGCCGTAGCCGTTTAAAACTTGTCGATAAAAACCTCCATAATGTATAAAGACTTGTAAAAATACGCCGATACTGTAATGAGGTATAATTAATTCCGCCTTAGAATTTAGCATATTGTAGAGGGTTTACTAATCCTTTATAAATATGATAAAATAGGTATTGGAGATTTAAGTTGCGCACAAGTTTAAAAGTTTTTATAAGTTTAGTTATCTCTCTAGCCGTATTTTCGGGTCTTTTATATTTAACGGCCTCAGATTATGAATCTTTTACGGAAACGAAAATATATAAACCTTCCATATTACGGCATATCAATGAAAACCTAAAAGAGATTGAAAAAACTTTTATAGCTTGGAATGAAGAAAACACCGAGTTATTTAAAAATTTCCTTCGTGAAGAAGCATTAATGTCAGCAGTAAAGCAGGATCAAGACCAATCCGACATAGAAGCACGAAATAATATCATTTCAAAAATAATATCGACAGTCCCCGGATTTGCAGGATTGCGGATAATCGATTCACAATATCAAAAAATTCACTTTAGTACCTTTCCGGAAGACATTCTAAGCAAGACAAACTCAATGCTTTCATATAAAAGGTACAACGATGCAGGCAATTTAATTCCATACCAACATATAGCATCTGCAGACAAGTCGGAAGTAAAAATCACGGCTTCAACAGCTTTTGATGTGATTCTATATTGTTTGCCTTTTTATGATACCTATGATGTATATAGGGGAACGGCTGTTTTTTATATCTCAGGGAACAGCTTTTTATATCATTTGGTTTCAGAAAACATCCTTTCAATCAGCGACGGTTTAGCCCTCCTCGCCGACGAATCCCATACCATAATCGGGCTTTTGACGGGTAACCATAATGTTGTTTCTCCGGAATTAAAGGAAGCCGTTCTCAATGACTGGGAAAGGTTACCTCAAAATGTACGCATAATAGGCCTTGAAGGCGAGGATCGCTGGGTTCTTATTACAAAAAAATCCGATTTTGGTTATGTAGGCCGGATAACCGAAAAAGATGTTTTTATGTTCC of the Treponema denticola ATCC 35405 genome contains:
- the mutS gene encoding DNA mismatch repair protein MutS yields the protein MMRQYLSIKAKYKDEILFFRLGDFYEMFFDEAVEVSRILNLTLTKRNDVPMCGIPYHAAKIYIARLLRAGKKIAICEQVTEPVAGGLTERKVVEVITPGTVAEDDFLEQGSNNYLAAVYCSNKKTEGNSGFDYYAGLAYIDVTTGNFFATSFPKTDFKEQFLKEIGRINPKEILIQQSIQNEFPALKQILSEFPSMMQNFYPDWSFNPDQAEKRLCSTFGTENLKGFLLNTDSPEVPPAGLLLQYLEEISGRDISHISGIKIYAESDFVSLDDSTRKNLELLTNLRDNSPSYSLFESVNYTKTAMGTRLLRRRISYPLRSKNEIDKRLDKVNSLFKDGKASAIIRETLSSILDIERLSGRIAMQKTHGKDLLALKQSLNSVIRMGSLIEEKKLNFLQLNDEEKKLLTEIRDLLENSIDDDCTIALNDGKLIKKGFSKKVDTIKNIKENAHEILEKYLDDERKKTGINNLKIKYNRMMGYFLEVSLGNISAVPDYFIRQRSLSNADRFTTESLKQIEDNINNSEERLIEAEKEVFDEVCTEIGSHHCFLQKLAEEVAELDVNQSFAQAAVLHAWTRPELCSDSGILNITGGRHPVVENHLRAGDFVPNSIKLLSGENSNPEDETIPSFAVITGPNMAGKSTFLRQTALICLLAQIGSFVPAEKAVLSPVDKIFCRVGATDNLARGESTFLVEMIETAYILNSATRNSLVIMDEVGRGTSMEDGLAIAQAVSEHLLNTIKAKTLFATHYHELTRLEHEKIINLKLDVLEAEGKIVFLKKVVHGAAGNSYGIHVAGLAGIPQSVLTRAENLLYMRSQFQKERTIQEARPSAQGSEEKTPSSPAEKGLSLFPEEELILNEILSTDPDETAPIKALQLIASWKNRLSGK
- a CDS encoding S41 family peptidase, translating into MYLGCSDTDAALEGLKPDQNKKHIISLAELYSYIKEYSPFLNDAILNNLNEKYFELSNKIMYESDKYKIYTYFEELLAVINDGHAAVFYEQGSKSPFYFLPVGLDYADGKYYLLYKENNIKIPLGSELIKINDEDVKKYLLNNIAKYIPVKTPHAFENSMIKRLLYSSQNKKIKFTFKVDKNEVNLELKYSIPSEKIGNIKFNKIPDYYDKLNRIYSSRNFSIYSIKEKYALIQIHNFFDYHIIDEFIEKIIPLLENSDRLILDIRKNTGGNSSIGFAILKILTGKTDTEIFSINIKDFQRRLTPFLITLTAIKDKNLKTLNNDTLTKLNSFINDGRLMKTHQLLMPSEEDEVLQEINRLLMQSNEVEELEKKLISAANKYKIENKDITVFTSYKSGSACDNFACFCKELNIRLIGTNTKGATGNIGIFKLTNNFSIVLSLHKTMYNNIEINNKGISPDVFIMDTIEDIKNQNDPCLNFVLKGRF
- a CDS encoding histidine phosphatase family protein: MKLFVVRHGETDWNSKMLACGVSEALLTEKGKNQAKELAERLAAEQDKNKIRVIYVSPLKRAVATAAYIEKALGIKAVIDDRLKEINFGTFEGKDWRRPEFLKITDNPFFRFSQGESLVQTAHRAYGIIEEVKIKHKNENVLFVCHGMISTMICTYFRSYSQEELEKIEIKNCQLLQFEL
- a CDS encoding urocanate hydratase, producing MITNKEIGKAMTIKLDATLPPDPVFEKGIRRAPSRGFNLTKSQTETALKNALRYVPEELHEKLAPEFLDELFTYGRIYAYRYRPHGNIYGKPIDEYKGKCLAAKAMQVMIDNNLDFDVALYPYELVTYGETGSVCHDWLQYRLIKKYLEELTEDQTLVMESGHPLGLFPSKPEAPRVIITNGLMIGMFDNYKDWEVAEEMGVANYGQMTAGGWMYIGPQGIVHGTFNTILTAGRKELGVASDGDLKGKLFISSGLGGMSGAQPKACEIANAVGVFAEVDKSRINTRLEQGWVHEMSDNLDEIFKKVDEYLKKKEPISIAYHGNIVDLLQYCVDKNVHIDLLSDQTSCHAPYEGGYCPEKMTFEERTKLLYENREEFCKRVDSTLKHHFELIKILSSRGTYFFDYGNSFLKAVFDAGAKDVSKNGIDEKDGFIFPSYVEDLMGPELFDYGYGPFRWVCLSGKPEDLDKTDAAAMSCINPDRRGQDRDNYYWVRDAKKNKLVVGTQARILYQDAEGRRDIALKFNEMVRKGEIGPVMMGRDHHDVSGTDSPFRETSNIKDGSNVMADMAVQCYAGNAARGMSLVALHNGGGVGIGKSINGGFGLVLDGSERVDEIIKSAIMWDVMGGVARRNWARNENSITTSIEYNKNYSNGHITIPYVAKDEFVKKLVEQKYKK
- a CDS encoding LolA family protein; the protein is MKKNITTILFVLISSFCFSQNITTAGDFFSSVSDRYAQIQDYIVDMNITVGSSTQQATAMFKRPDKLRLDFKSPAEQCIVFNGNTLSIYLPQYRTILTQDVEQSNAGGSSLATPQGLSLIKRGYTIQYDATSAPQPLEEGSSENVIILLMNRKSATETFKTLRVMIYPDGKLIRRIEAIPVSGGKITFDFYNYRINAGVGSKNFVFDAPSTAKSFNDFLFVD
- a CDS encoding helix-turn-helix domain-containing protein gives rise to the protein MNEIGKLLTETRIEKDLELDQVARETNIAKRYLEALESDDYSVFPAEPYIVGFLRNYCEYLDLDPEEITNLYKQIKIQETSLPPDALLEKRGFALSKPLIIGFGVLAAIAVIITVVFFAFKSWIPAIQQKRSQANVGTEVREKREAKTHEISQKKYEQRIFEGDVLKLTIEDKEYKIEVEKVSPKLNLKTETGNQIISLGQTVKIDLNNDLIPDVEITLEDIDKNNPESGALVSILTGNSISEGKPSTETDLVVSEDDSQAAATYKVLFESGSAYPVTLNATFRGYCLFRYEADRTNREERYYQKAEQLTVQANNGLRIWASNGNAVKLQVVAGGKTVDLEVSRPGEVIVKDLKWIRDDETKRFKFIVVDVD
- the rimO gene encoding 30S ribosomal protein S12 methylthiotransferase RimO, which gives rise to MDLHGCAKNQVDAELIIGIMENLSWKNTSDPDEADLIIVNSCGFINSAKEESINAVLQAKAAHPKAKVLLAGCLAERYADILKNDLPEADGIFGNGNLSLLPQLIDSMFPKKTSDEKFIEKTLVPPQIGICGGERPKILNFPRSTYIKITEGCDNFCSFCAIPIIRGRLRSRPIKDICDEIKTFLKKSFYEFNLIGQDLAAYQTGKDDLSEDELHRENCSGLALLLKSISKIKGNFKIRLLYIHPDHFPLDILPIMTADKRFLPYFDIPFQSGAQKIIRAMNRNGAAEVYLDIIKNIREAFEKTNSPYGEPQIRTTFLVGFPGETDEDFNETIKFLKELRPLWSGGFTYSREEDTPSYSFKGKVPKKTAEARLAEIQNAQTSITEKKLDSFIGKEIEVLVEELIQAEDKTFLALGRAWFQAPEVDGAVVLNFNLNKKDIDGNPIAPGSIVKARIAARNGFDLEAVAV